One bacterium DNA segment encodes these proteins:
- a CDS encoding LuxR C-terminal-related transcriptional regulator — MEYAGRLVGFDHAAFASYTDDFFSAPPHYIKVYLSNPGYRKELKRAFQVSRRQYGAYVDTEVFSFSERNRSPFFNEILRDNGIRGQVVAVIHFGGVVSGVIHLNREGGVFKPSDLDKLMPLFRVVGAAHAAIEPSVSSLGCGLGKFSLTPREREIAGFIAQGKINLDIAAILGLSVHTVRRQVESVLAKCGVSSRAMVATLVGQGLSTLRQPPKLAPGIPSEILEQAWGDMQSSIPRLV, encoded by the coding sequence ATGGAGTATGCCGGCCGCCTCGTCGGCTTCGACCACGCCGCCTTCGCTTCCTACACCGATGATTTCTTCTCGGCCCCACCCCATTACATCAAGGTCTATTTGAGCAATCCCGGTTACCGCAAGGAGCTAAAACGAGCCTTCCAGGTATCCCGCCGACAATACGGAGCTTACGTCGACACCGAAGTTTTCTCCTTCAGCGAACGTAATAGAAGCCCTTTCTTCAATGAGATCCTTCGCGACAACGGAATTAGGGGACAAGTCGTCGCCGTGATCCATTTCGGGGGAGTGGTGTCCGGGGTCATTCACCTCAATCGCGAGGGCGGTGTCTTCAAGCCCTCTGATCTCGACAAGCTCATGCCGCTCTTCCGAGTCGTCGGCGCCGCCCATGCTGCCATCGAACCCAGCGTGTCAAGTCTGGGTTGCGGGCTCGGCAAGTTTTCGCTGACGCCACGCGAGCGCGAGATCGCTGGATTCATTGCCCAAGGCAAGATTAACCTCGACATTGCGGCGATATTGGGCCTTTCAGTGCACACCGTCCGGCGACAGGTGGAGTCCGTTCTGGCGAAGTGCGGCGTCTCGAGCCGGGCGATGGTCGCGACCTTGGTTGGCCAAGGACTCTCGACTTTACGCCAGCCCCCCAAATTGGCTCCTGGCATTCCGAGCGAGATACTCGAACAGGCTTGGGGTGACATGCAGAGTTCCATCCCCAGACTGGTTTGA